In Flavivirga abyssicola, the following are encoded in one genomic region:
- the gltX gene encoding glutamate--tRNA ligase, whose protein sequence is MTKNVRVRFAPSPTGPLHIGGVRTALFNYLFAKKNHGTFVLRIEDTDQNRYVEGAEKYIVDALNWCGIAYDEGPGKNEAFGPYRQSERKHLYKQYADELIASGNAYYAFDTAETLDFHRKDHEAKGKTFIYNWHNRLKLSNSLSLSAEDVKAKLDAGDDYVIRFKSPQDETLHLTDSIRGDIKIDTNILDDKVLFKSDGMPTYHLANIVDDHLMEITHVIRGEEWLPSLALHYQLYKAFGWEAPEFAHLPLILKPTGKGKLSKRDGDKLGFPVFPLEWTDPKSNDISRGYKEDGYFPEAMVNFLAFLGWNPGTEQEIFNLDELIEAFDLSRVNKSGARFDPDKIKWFNHHYMQEQNNDVLAELFKKSYSELSEIDVNYIAMVVGLIKERATFISDFWNLSHFFFIAPKSYDEKASKKAFKEGTKALMLELVSIINTVEDFSVENLQTKIKGWITDNDIGFGKVMMPLRLALVGALQGPDVFDIMYMIGKKESIKRIEAAIATL, encoded by the coding sequence ATGACCAAAAATGTTCGTGTGCGTTTTGCACCAAGCCCAACAGGACCTTTACATATAGGCGGTGTTCGTACAGCTTTATTCAACTATTTATTTGCAAAAAAAAATCATGGAACTTTTGTTCTTAGAATAGAAGATACCGATCAAAACAGATATGTTGAAGGGGCAGAAAAGTATATTGTTGATGCGCTTAATTGGTGTGGGATAGCTTATGACGAGGGACCAGGGAAGAATGAAGCATTTGGACCTTACAGACAAAGCGAACGGAAACATTTATACAAACAATATGCCGATGAATTAATTGCATCAGGCAATGCTTATTATGCTTTTGATACTGCTGAAACGTTAGATTTTCACAGAAAAGATCACGAAGCAAAAGGGAAAACGTTTATATATAATTGGCATAACCGTTTAAAATTAAGTAATTCCTTATCGCTTAGTGCGGAAGACGTTAAAGCTAAATTGGATGCTGGTGATGATTATGTGATTCGATTTAAATCCCCACAAGATGAAACACTTCATTTAACAGATAGTATTCGTGGTGATATAAAAATAGATACTAATATTTTAGACGATAAAGTCCTGTTTAAAAGTGATGGGATGCCAACCTATCATTTAGCAAATATTGTGGATGATCATTTAATGGAAATCACACATGTTATTCGTGGCGAAGAATGGTTACCATCTTTAGCATTACACTACCAATTATACAAAGCTTTTGGTTGGGAAGCTCCAGAATTTGCTCATTTGCCATTAATTTTAAAACCAACAGGAAAAGGAAAATTAAGTAAGCGTGATGGTGATAAATTAGGATTTCCTGTGTTTCCTTTGGAGTGGACGGACCCTAAAAGCAACGACATTTCAAGAGGTTATAAAGAGGATGGATATTTTCCGGAAGCTATGGTAAATTTTCTGGCATTTTTAGGCTGGAACCCTGGAACTGAACAAGAAATTTTTAATTTGGATGAACTTATTGAAGCTTTTGATTTAAGTCGTGTTAACAAATCAGGAGCACGTTTTGATCCAGATAAAATAAAATGGTTTAACCATCATTATATGCAAGAACAAAACAATGATGTTTTAGCTGAGTTGTTTAAAAAAAGTTACTCAGAATTAAGTGAGATAGATGTCAATTATATTGCTATGGTTGTTGGTTTAATAAAAGAACGCGCTACATTTATTTCCGATTTCTGGAATTTAAGTCATTTCTTTTTTATTGCTCCGAAAAGTTATGATGAAAAAGCATCAAAAAAGGCTTTCAAAGAAGGTACAAAAGCCCTTATGTTGGAGTTGGTTTCTATAATTAATACGGTTGAAGATTTTTCTGTAGAAAACCTTCAAACCAAAATTAAAGGCTGGATTACAGATAATGACATTGGTTTTGGTAAAGTAATGATGCCACTACGATTAGCTCTGGTGGGTGCTTTGCAAGGCCCCGATGTATTCGATATTATGTATATGATTGGCAAAAAAGAAAGTATTAAACGTATAGAAGCAGCAATAGCCACTTTATAG
- a CDS encoding GNAT family N-acetyltransferase — protein sequence MNKTSHIYYSANNLPEGWDAFVKHDIFLQASYLKALEEASPNNIQLFYVGVFNDGLLVGVAIIQRVQLYLKDMFRKTEVSCLKEFFQNIISKILKGNILVVGNLTHTGQHALFFDENKITQSDFFNVIFEGLDTLRLKIKETQGKKIRALMLKDFFLEDPIHKDKTTFNAHKLHEVFVQPNMIMSTSSNWVKIEDYKADLNKKYRDRYKRAKKKLGAIKCIELDLESIKTNSKKLHNLYLNVSNNAKFNTFILPEKHFCILKQNLKEHFKVFGYYLDDTLVGFYTLILNGKNLETYFLGYDKELQHSNQLYLNMLYDMVKFGIENKFSSVVYARTAMEIKSSIGAKPKAMLVYLKHTNRFMNTILKGVFGLMNPTKDWEERHPFKN from the coding sequence TTGAATAAAACATCACACATTTATTACTCTGCTAACAACCTTCCAGAAGGTTGGGATGCATTTGTAAAGCATGATATCTTTTTACAAGCAAGCTATTTAAAAGCTTTGGAAGAAGCGTCTCCAAATAATATTCAACTTTTTTACGTTGGCGTTTTTAATGATGGGCTTTTGGTTGGTGTTGCTATTATTCAACGTGTACAACTATACCTAAAAGACATGTTTAGAAAAACAGAAGTGTCTTGTTTAAAAGAGTTTTTCCAAAATATCATTTCAAAAATCCTTAAAGGAAATATATTAGTTGTTGGAAACTTAACACATACTGGGCAGCACGCTTTGTTTTTTGATGAAAACAAGATTACACAATCAGATTTTTTCAATGTCATTTTTGAAGGATTAGATACATTAAGACTAAAAATTAAAGAGACTCAAGGAAAAAAAATAAGAGCACTAATGCTTAAAGATTTTTTTCTTGAAGACCCTATTCATAAAGATAAAACTACTTTTAATGCTCATAAATTGCATGAGGTTTTTGTCCAACCCAATATGATTATGTCTACAAGCTCTAACTGGGTGAAAATTGAAGATTATAAAGCAGACTTAAATAAAAAATACAGAGATCGATATAAACGTGCAAAAAAGAAATTAGGTGCTATAAAATGCATTGAACTTGATCTGGAGTCTATTAAAACCAATTCAAAAAAACTTCACAATTTATATTTAAACGTTTCTAATAATGCCAAATTTAACACGTTTATTTTACCAGAAAAGCATTTTTGTATTTTAAAACAAAATTTGAAGGAGCACTTTAAGGTGTTTGGCTATTATCTGGATGATACATTGGTAGGGTTTTATACATTAATTTTAAATGGTAAAAACTTAGAAACCTATTTTCTAGGTTATGATAAAGAGCTCCAACATTCTAACCAATTGTATTTAAACATGCTTTATGATATGGTGAAATTTGGGATTGAAAATAAATTTTCATCTGTCGTATACGCCAGAACTGCAATGGAAATTAAAAGCTCTATAGGAGCAAAACCAAAAGCTATGCTGGTATATTTAAAACATACCAATAGATTTATGAATACGATCTTGAAAGGCGTATTTGGACTCATGAACCCTACTAAAGATTGGGAAGAACGACATCCTTTTAAAAACTAA
- a CDS encoding glutamine--tRNA ligase/YqeY domain fusion protein — MSEERKPLNFIEQIIEEDLSNGISKDELRFRFPPEPNGYLHIGHTKAIGISFGLGEKYNAPVNLRFDDTNPAKEEQEYVDAIKEDVAWLGYKWDKELFSSDYFQQLYDWAIVLIKEGKAYIDSQSSEAMAEQKGTPTQPGVDGPFRNRSVAENLDLFERMKNGEFEEGSHILRAKIDMQHPNMLMRDPIMYRILKKHHHRTANDWCIYPMYDWTHGESDYIEQISHSLCSLEFKPHRELYDWFLDQVVDTSLIRPKQREFARLNLSYTIMSKRKLLQLVNDGVVNGWDDPRMPTISGLRRRGYTPNAIRKFVETVGVAKRDNVIDVSLLEFCIREDLNKTAPRVMAVLDPVKLVITNYPEGKEEWLEAENNQEDDSAGFRKVPFSRELYIEKDDFKEAAGNKFFRLKLGGEVRLKNAYIIKAESVKKDVDGNIIEIHCTYSEDTSRKVKGTLHWVSIKHAIKVEVREYDRLFMDEAPDSHQDKDFMDFINPNSLKVIPAFAEPSLKEAKIGDRFQFQRLGYFNVDNDTASERIIFNKTVGLRDSWAKQTRAEHSRSKPAQNSSNQKQQNNKSQQPKRKAIDVIQQLGKKYTNLPEIKQQKIKAEIQELSKKVTYEELEPLFNTAAKKVGTRIAVVLTLGVLLENGQVKNDAINNFIAKALEDKNPLLVAESEAI, encoded by the coding sequence ATGTCTGAAGAAAGAAAACCACTCAATTTTATTGAGCAAATTATAGAAGAAGATTTATCTAATGGCATATCAAAAGACGAGTTGCGTTTTAGATTTCCTCCAGAACCTAATGGTTACTTACATATTGGTCACACAAAAGCCATTGGTATTAGTTTTGGTCTAGGTGAAAAATATAACGCACCTGTTAACCTTCGTTTTGATGACACAAACCCAGCAAAAGAAGAGCAGGAATATGTAGATGCTATTAAAGAAGATGTTGCTTGGTTAGGCTACAAATGGGATAAAGAATTATTTTCTTCAGATTACTTTCAACAACTTTATGATTGGGCCATTGTTCTTATAAAAGAAGGTAAAGCCTATATAGATTCACAATCTAGTGAAGCCATGGCAGAACAAAAAGGAACACCAACTCAGCCAGGGGTTGATGGGCCTTTTAGAAATAGAAGTGTTGCTGAAAATTTAGATTTATTTGAGCGCATGAAAAACGGTGAATTCGAAGAAGGTTCACATATCCTTCGTGCTAAAATAGATATGCAGCATCCTAACATGCTCATGCGTGATCCGATTATGTATCGTATTTTAAAAAAACATCATCATAGAACAGCAAACGATTGGTGTATTTACCCTATGTATGATTGGACTCATGGTGAAAGTGATTATATAGAACAAATATCACATTCGCTATGTTCTTTGGAGTTTAAGCCTCACAGAGAGCTTTACGATTGGTTTTTAGACCAGGTTGTAGACACATCGCTTATAAGACCTAAACAACGTGAATTTGCACGTTTAAACTTAAGTTACACGATTATGAGTAAGCGTAAGCTGCTTCAATTAGTTAATGATGGTGTTGTAAATGGATGGGACGACCCGCGCATGCCTACTATTTCTGGTTTACGTCGTCGCGGCTATACTCCAAATGCTATTAGAAAATTTGTAGAAACTGTTGGTGTTGCAAAACGAGATAATGTTATTGATGTGTCTCTTTTAGAATTCTGTATTCGAGAAGATTTAAATAAAACAGCACCACGAGTAATGGCTGTTCTAGATCCCGTAAAGTTGGTAATTACTAACTATCCTGAAGGTAAAGAAGAATGGTTAGAGGCTGAAAATAATCAAGAAGATGATAGTGCCGGGTTTAGGAAAGTACCTTTCTCTCGCGAGCTATATATTGAAAAAGATGATTTTAAAGAAGCAGCTGGTAATAAATTTTTTAGACTGAAATTAGGCGGTGAGGTTCGTCTTAAAAACGCCTATATAATTAAAGCTGAAAGTGTTAAAAAAGATGTTGATGGAAACATTATTGAAATACACTGTACCTATTCCGAAGACACTTCTAGAAAAGTAAAAGGAACATTACATTGGGTGTCCATTAAACACGCTATAAAAGTTGAGGTTAGAGAATACGATCGTTTATTCATGGACGAAGCTCCAGATAGTCATCAAGATAAAGACTTTATGGATTTTATAAACCCAAACTCTTTAAAAGTTATTCCAGCTTTTGCTGAGCCAAGTTTAAAAGAAGCTAAAATAGGCGATAGATTTCAATTTCAACGTTTGGGGTATTTTAATGTGGATAACGATACTGCCTCAGAAAGAATTATATTTAACAAAACTGTTGGATTACGTGATTCTTGGGCTAAACAAACCCGTGCTGAGCATAGTCGAAGCAAACCAGCTCAAAATAGTTCTAATCAAAAACAACAAAACAACAAATCGCAGCAACCAAAACGAAAAGCGATTGATGTTATTCAACAGTTAGGAAAAAAGTACACAAACTTACCAGAAATAAAACAGCAAAAAATAAAAGCTGAGATTCAGGAACTTTCTAAAAAGGTAACTTACGAAGAGCTGGAACCTTTGTTTAATACCGCAGCTAAAAAGGTAGGAACCAGAATCGCGGTAGTGCTTACTTTGGGCGTGTTATTAGAAAACGGACAAGTGAAAAATGACGCTATAAATAATTTTATTGCTAAAGCTCTAGAAGACAAAAACCCATTGTTAGTAGCTGAGTCTGAGGCCATTTAA
- a CDS encoding SPFH domain-containing protein, whose product MNYFTIIPLTIVGLLLLFSFIFTVKQQTAAIVERFGKFVAIRHAGLRFKVPFIDRVAGRLSLKIQQLDVIIETKTLDDVFVRLKVSVQYKVIREKVFDAFYKLDYPHDQITSYVFDVVRAEVPKMKLDDVFVKKDDIAIAVKAELNDAMMDYGYDIIKTLVTDIDPDAQVKEAMNRINAADREKTAAQYEGDAARILIVEKAKAEAESKRLQGQGIADQRREIARGLEESVEVLNKVGINSQEASALIVVTQHYDTLQAIGQETNSNLILLPNSPQAGSQMLNDMVASFTASNQIGEAMKNNKKDKNKDE is encoded by the coding sequence ATGAACTATTTCACTATCATTCCTTTAACAATTGTAGGATTGTTGCTTTTGTTTTCATTTATTTTTACCGTTAAACAACAGACGGCGGCTATAGTTGAGCGATTCGGAAAATTTGTGGCTATTCGCCATGCCGGATTAAGATTTAAGGTTCCTTTCATTGATCGCGTTGCCGGTCGATTAAGTTTAAAGATTCAACAATTAGATGTTATAATTGAAACTAAGACACTTGATGATGTATTTGTGCGTCTTAAAGTCTCTGTACAATACAAAGTAATAAGAGAAAAAGTATTCGATGCTTTTTATAAGTTAGATTACCCACATGATCAAATTACTTCATATGTATTCGATGTGGTTCGTGCCGAAGTGCCAAAAATGAAGTTAGATGATGTATTCGTTAAAAAGGATGATATAGCTATAGCGGTTAAGGCAGAATTAAATGATGCGATGATGGATTATGGTTATGATATTATTAAAACATTAGTAACCGATATTGATCCAGATGCTCAGGTAAAAGAAGCCATGAATAGAATTAATGCTGCCGATAGAGAAAAAACGGCTGCACAATATGAAGGTGATGCCGCTCGTATTTTAATTGTTGAAAAAGCAAAAGCAGAAGCAGAAAGCAAGCGTTTGCAAGGTCAAGGTATTGCGGATCAACGTCGTGAAATTGCGCGTGGTTTAGAGGAATCTGTTGAAGTACTTAACAAAGTTGGTATTAACTCACAAGAAGCATCTGCACTTATAGTAGTAACGCAGCATTATGATACGCTACAGGCTATAGGGCAAGAAACCAATAGTAATTTAATTTTATTGCCTAATTCACCACAAGCAGGAAGTCAAATGTTGAATGATATGGTGGCTAGTTTTACAGCTAGTAACCAAATTGGTGAGGCCATGAAAAATAATAAAAAAGACAAAAACAAAGATGAATAA
- a CDS encoding DUF1761 domain-containing protein has product MEFLNFPAIIVAAVSALVVGFIWYNPKVFGNAWMQAAGMTDEQVKGGNMAKIFGLALLFAFLLATALPGIVIHQMGVFSLIGGDPSVALPSYDAIMNDYGDAFRTFKHGALHGVLTGVFIALPIIGTNALFERKGAKYIFINSGYWIVTLGVMGAIICGWK; this is encoded by the coding sequence ATGGAATTCTTAAACTTTCCAGCAATCATAGTTGCTGCAGTTTCGGCATTAGTTGTCGGATTTATTTGGTACAACCCAAAAGTGTTTGGTAACGCTTGGATGCAAGCAGCAGGCATGACAGACGAGCAAGTAAAGGGTGGAAATATGGCTAAGATTTTTGGTTTAGCACTCTTATTCGCTTTCTTATTAGCAACAGCACTTCCTGGTATTGTAATTCATCAAATGGGTGTTTTTAGTTTAATTGGTGGAGACCCTTCTGTTGCGTTACCATCTTATGATGCTATAATGAATGATTATGGTGATGCTTTTAGAACGTTTAAACATGGTGCTTTACATGGTGTTCTTACTGGTGTTTTTATTGCGCTTCCTATTATAGGAACAAACGCTTTATTTGAACGCAAAGGCGCCAAATATATTTTTATTAATAGTGGTTATTGGATTGTAACCTTAGGCGTCATGGGAGCCATTATTTGTGGTTGGAAATAA
- the ybeY gene encoding rRNA maturation RNase YbeY: MINFNYETDFSLKNEDQISNWILNTISKETYKLEEINYVFCDDEYLHKLNVEFLNHDTLTDIISFDYSMGKLIQGDIFISIERVEDNAKDFSVSFVDELHRVIIHGILHYCGYKDKTDADAKVMRKKENYYLKQLA, translated from the coding sequence ATGATTAACTTCAATTACGAAACCGATTTTTCCTTAAAGAATGAAGACCAAATTTCAAACTGGATTTTAAACACAATTTCTAAAGAAACCTACAAATTAGAGGAGATTAATTATGTGTTTTGTGATGACGAATATCTTCATAAACTAAACGTAGAATTTTTAAATCATGATACATTAACAGATATTATTAGCTTTGATTATTCTATGGGTAAATTAATACAGGGAGATATTTTTATTTCTATAGAAAGAGTGGAAGATAATGCTAAAGATTTCTCTGTTTCTTTTGTAGATGAACTGCATCGTGTTATCATTCACGGTATACTTCATTATTGTGGTTATAAAGATAAAACGGATGCTGATGCAAAAGTAATGCGAAAAAAAGAAAACTATTATTTAAAACAATTAGCTTAG
- a CDS encoding coiled-coil domain-containing protein, translating to MNSNFKSIQNKLEAFIKRYYTNELLKGTILFFAIGLLYFLFTLFIEHVLWLSTIARTVLFWLFIAVEVALIVKFIAAPLAKLFKLQKGINYEDASRIIGQHFPEVNDKLLNVLQLHQNKSQSELLLASIEQKSLELTPIPFKLAINLKKNLHYLKYAAIPVLILLLTFLTGNFNWFSESYERVVHYKTAYEPPAPFQFFVVNDNLKAIENKDFKLIVKTAGELTPESAQITYNNETYFLQQKGVGEFEYVFSQLKSDIRFELSANDVRSKPYEIKIVEVPSLLSFEMVLDYPTYTKKKDETIKNTGNALVPEGTNIVWQLKTKSTEQVHLYANDTINFSSDESGTFETSKRVYNNLDYSLSTSNKNLQNYENLAFSIGVVKDEYPEINLKVETDSLDLQSLYFYGQVSDDYGFSKLQLVYYPSDDDKNKHYEKIPISNSNIADFVSAFPNNLNIEAGKSYELYFQVSDNDVINKYKTAKSHVFTYRKRTKEEESQKNLEEQNKTIKDLNKSLEKFDEQDKKLEQLTKTQKEKSTLNFNDKKKLESFLKRQEQQDEMMKNFNKKLKDNLEEFQKENLKEDVFKEDLKKRLKENEEQLKKDEKVLDELKELLEKINKEDVITKKLEELAKQNKNKKRSLQQLLELTKRFYVEKKLEKLKSDLEKLAEEQEKQSNKSEEENTKDKQEELNKKFEEFSKQLEDLKKDSKALKKPIDIPQDKLEENDIKKEQEKASDALEKKEEEQAGEKQNEDQQQEEEKQEKQENQNLKNAQKSQKKAAQKMKKMSQQMQSAMQGGGGEQMQEDVDMLRQILDNLVLFSFDQESVMNQFKSIDANHNKFASYLRKQNNLKEHFEHIDDSLFSLSLRQPKLSEKVNKEITDVYYNIDKALSLLAENQLYQGVSNQQFAVTAANNLANFLSDVLDNMQENLSMSPGKGGQGDMQLPDIIMSQEELNKKMEEGMKKGEKGSPKDQEGEGKKEGKGEKDGKTGNDGEKNKDGEKGKKGDKQGEGNDGEGGNEDMNGLLYQIYQQQQQLRKALEERLAKEGKGKGGNGDRLLRSMEDIELDLLNKGFTNQTLQKMMQLKHQLLKLENATFQQGEDNKRESETNKNNFNNNTNSQIPTAKQYFKTTEILNRQALPLQQVYKKKVQEYFKQNND from the coding sequence ATGAATAGTAACTTTAAGAGCATACAAAACAAATTAGAAGCATTTATTAAGCGCTATTACACTAATGAATTACTAAAAGGTACCATTTTATTCTTTGCTATAGGCTTATTATATTTTCTATTTACACTGTTTATTGAACATGTTTTATGGTTAAGTACCATAGCCCGAACCGTTTTGTTTTGGCTGTTTATAGCTGTAGAAGTTGCTTTAATTGTTAAATTCATTGCAGCACCTTTAGCCAAATTATTCAAGCTTCAAAAAGGTATTAATTATGAAGATGCCTCAAGGATTATAGGGCAGCATTTTCCAGAGGTAAATGATAAATTGCTAAATGTTCTTCAACTGCACCAAAACAAATCACAGTCCGAATTACTTTTAGCGAGTATTGAACAGAAATCGCTAGAGCTTACCCCAATTCCATTTAAATTAGCTATTAACCTAAAGAAGAACTTACACTATTTAAAGTATGCAGCTATTCCTGTTTTAATCTTGTTGCTTACTTTTTTAACAGGTAATTTTAATTGGTTTAGTGAGAGTTACGAACGTGTTGTTCATTATAAAACGGCCTATGAGCCACCAGCGCCATTTCAATTTTTTGTAGTAAACGATAATTTAAAAGCTATTGAAAATAAAGATTTTAAACTGATAGTAAAAACTGCGGGGGAACTCACACCAGAAAGCGCACAGATAACCTATAATAATGAAACTTATTTTTTACAGCAGAAGGGCGTAGGAGAATTTGAATATGTGTTTTCACAACTTAAATCGGATATTCGTTTTGAACTATCTGCCAATGATGTAAGATCTAAACCTTATGAAATAAAAATTGTTGAGGTCCCTTCTTTATTGAGTTTTGAAATGGTTTTAGATTACCCTACTTACACTAAAAAGAAAGATGAAACTATTAAAAATACAGGAAATGCTTTAGTTCCTGAAGGCACAAATATTGTCTGGCAATTAAAAACCAAATCTACGGAACAAGTTCATCTGTATGCTAACGATACTATTAATTTTTCCTCTGACGAATCAGGAACTTTTGAAACCTCTAAACGTGTTTATAATAATTTGGATTATAGTTTAAGCACCAGCAATAAAAACCTTCAAAATTACGAAAATCTAGCATTTAGTATTGGTGTTGTTAAGGATGAATATCCTGAAATTAATTTAAAAGTAGAAACAGATAGTTTGGATTTACAATCCTTATATTTTTATGGGCAAGTAAGCGATGATTACGGCTTTAGTAAGTTACAACTTGTGTACTATCCGTCAGATGATGATAAAAACAAACACTATGAAAAGATTCCAATATCTAATTCTAATATTGCTGATTTTGTAAGTGCTTTCCCTAATAATTTAAATATTGAAGCAGGTAAATCTTATGAATTATATTTTCAAGTATCTGATAATGATGTTATTAATAAATACAAAACTGCTAAAAGTCATGTGTTTACTTATAGAAAACGCACAAAAGAGGAAGAATCACAAAAGAATTTAGAAGAACAAAACAAAACCATTAAAGATTTGAATAAATCTTTAGAAAAATTTGATGAGCAGGATAAAAAATTAGAACAACTCACAAAAACTCAAAAAGAAAAATCGACTTTAAATTTTAATGATAAAAAGAAATTAGAATCCTTTTTAAAACGTCAGGAACAACAAGACGAAATGATGAAAAATTTCAATAAAAAATTGAAAGATAATTTAGAAGAATTTCAAAAGGAAAATCTAAAAGAGGATGTATTTAAAGAAGATTTAAAAAAACGTTTAAAAGAAAATGAAGAGCAGCTTAAGAAAGATGAAAAAGTATTAGATGAGTTAAAAGAGCTTCTGGAAAAAATCAACAAAGAAGATGTTATCACCAAAAAATTAGAAGAATTAGCAAAACAAAATAAAAATAAAAAGCGAAGTTTACAACAGTTGTTGGAATTAACCAAACGTTTTTATGTTGAGAAGAAATTAGAAAAACTAAAGAGTGATTTAGAGAAGCTTGCGGAAGAACAAGAAAAACAATCTAATAAATCTGAAGAAGAAAATACTAAAGACAAACAAGAAGAGCTTAATAAAAAATTTGAAGAATTTTCTAAACAGTTAGAAGATTTAAAGAAAGATAGTAAGGCTTTAAAAAAACCAATTGATATTCCTCAGGATAAATTAGAGGAAAATGATATTAAAAAAGAACAAGAAAAAGCATCAGATGCATTAGAGAAAAAAGAAGAGGAGCAAGCTGGTGAAAAACAAAATGAAGACCAACAACAAGAAGAAGAAAAGCAAGAAAAACAGGAAAATCAAAATTTAAAGAACGCTCAAAAAAGCCAGAAGAAAGCGGCTCAAAAAATGAAAAAAATGAGTCAGCAAATGCAAAGCGCTATGCAAGGTGGCGGCGGAGAACAAATGCAAGAAGATGTAGATATGCTTCGTCAAATTTTAGATAACCTTGTGCTATTTTCTTTTGATCAGGAAAGTGTCATGAATCAATTTAAAAGTATAGATGCTAATCATAACAAATTTGCTTCTTACTTACGAAAACAAAACAACTTAAAAGAACATTTTGAACATATAGACGATAGTTTATTTTCTCTATCGCTTCGTCAACCAAAACTTTCTGAAAAAGTCAATAAGGAAATAACCGATGTGTATTACAACATTGATAAAGCTTTAAGTTTACTAGCAGAAAATCAATTATATCAAGGTGTCTCTAATCAGCAGTTTGCTGTAACAGCAGCAAATAATTTAGCTAATTTTTTAAGTGATGTTTTAGATAATATGCAAGAAAATCTGAGTATGTCTCCCGGTAAAGGTGGACAGGGAGATATGCAATTGCCAGATATTATTATGAGTCAGGAAGAACTCAACAAGAAGATGGAAGAAGGTATGAAGAAAGGCGAAAAAGGAAGCCCTAAAGACCAAGAAGGGGAAGGTAAAAAAGAAGGTAAAGGAGAAAAAGATGGCAAGACAGGCAATGATGGAGAAAAAAATAAAGATGGTGAAAAAGGAAAAAAAGGAGATAAGCAAGGGGAAGGCAATGACGGAGAAGGAGGTAATGAAGATATGAATGGTTTATTGTATCAAATATACCAACAGCAACAGCAATTACGTAAAGCTTTAGAAGAAAGATTGGCTAAAGAAGGTAAGGGAAAAGGAGGCAATGGAGACAGATTATTAAGAAGCATGGAAGACATTGAATTGGATTTATTGAACAAAGGATTTACAAATCAAACGCTTCAAAAAATGATGCAATTAAAGCATCAATTATTAAAATTAGAGAACGCTACGTTTCAACAAGGAGAGGACAATAAAAGAGAATCTGAAACGAATAAAAACAATTTCAATAATAATACAAACAGTCAAATACCTACTGCAAAACAATATTTTAAAACCACCGAAATATTAAACAGACAAGCTTTACCTTTGCAACAAGTTTATAAAAAGAAAGTGCAAGAATATTTTAAGCAGAATAATGATTAA